A window of Methanolobus sediminis contains these coding sequences:
- a CDS encoding nickel-dependent hydrogenase large subunit — MTRVVVDPLTRIEGHLRVSTEVDANGVITDAQSSGMLFRGMERILVNRDPRDAARFTQRVCGICPTAQSMASVNALDDLYEVADQIPKDALVTRNIIQAINTMASHATHIYVLWGPDLVNPAYRNLLATVEGTGSAVWKEFLSRFAPISYKMDGASVTPGTAYINAIKEKKDLEQAMAVIGGKMPHQMATVAGGVTYRPNLADVGTLTSHYYKLMDFVNSTTLGVDAQTWLDNTYRASSPQKAVNFLLEHLQNLVDKSLSSNNFSYSAGWGDLELISAFGSELIGEKTLGLPASFKIDRTGGYGEDSNVGYLTYGVFYDVENGDGYDAVGFGQSAFQKAAFINSSFEKKAFDHKYVTEETSHGFYTSDDALHPFDGVTDPVTTASDITYEGGSDSRYTWIKAPRYNGTPCEVGPVSRLISMDEPLTTGLMQAFADNGYSAVNSFTRMIAKAQELLILSEQYLKWVTVDLDPAGKYYVDPDLNNAKDSKGIGLWEAPRGALGHWVKAGSDLKITNYQMVVPTTWNCSPRDANGVAGPLEQSLIGTKISAAENALGVDNTNPTGILHTARSFDPCIACAIHTIDLTDRTATPRTFTIV; from the coding sequence ATGACCCGCGTTGTTGTAGATCCTTTAACACGTATTGAAGGACACCTTCGTGTATCCACAGAAGTGGACGCAAATGGTGTAATTACCGATGCACAGAGTTCAGGTATGCTCTTTAGAGGAATGGAGCGCATACTTGTAAACCGTGATCCAAGAGATGCTGCACGTTTTACCCAAAGAGTCTGTGGAATCTGCCCGACAGCACAGTCAATGGCATCTGTCAATGCACTCGATGACCTTTATGAAGTTGCAGACCAGATCCCAAAGGATGCCCTTGTCACAAGGAACATCATCCAGGCGATCAACACAATGGCAAGCCACGCAACACACATCTATGTATTATGGGGTCCGGACCTTGTAAACCCTGCATACAGGAACCTGCTGGCAACAGTTGAAGGTACAGGCAGTGCAGTATGGAAAGAGTTTCTTTCCCGTTTTGCACCTATCAGCTACAAGATGGATGGAGCATCCGTAACCCCGGGTACTGCTTACATTAATGCTATCAAGGAAAAGAAGGACCTTGAACAGGCAATGGCAGTTATCGGTGGAAAGATGCCACACCAGATGGCAACCGTTGCCGGTGGTGTTACATACCGTCCAAACCTTGCAGACGTAGGTACACTGACAAGCCATTACTACAAACTGATGGATTTTGTGAACAGCACAACTCTTGGCGTAGATGCCCAGACATGGCTTGATAACACTTACAGAGCCTCATCACCACAGAAAGCAGTAAACTTCCTGCTGGAACACCTGCAGAACCTGGTTGACAAATCACTCTCATCTAATAATTTCTCCTATTCAGCCGGATGGGGAGACCTTGAGCTTATCAGTGCATTCGGATCCGAACTCATCGGTGAAAAGACCCTTGGACTGCCTGCAAGCTTCAAGATAGACAGAACCGGAGGATATGGCGAGGATTCAAATGTAGGATACCTGACATACGGTGTATTCTATGATGTGGAGAACGGCGATGGTTATGATGCAGTAGGCTTTGGACAGAGTGCTTTCCAGAAGGCTGCATTCATTAACAGCTCATTTGAAAAGAAAGCATTCGATCATAAATACGTCACTGAAGAGACCAGCCACGGATTCTACACCTCAGACGATGCTCTGCATCCATTTGACGGAGTAACTGACCCTGTTACAACTGCCAGCGACATTACTTATGAGGGTGGCAGCGATAGCAGGTACACCTGGATAAAGGCACCACGCTACAATGGAACACCATGTGAAGTTGGTCCTGTTTCCCGTCTGATCTCAATGGATGAGCCACTGACAACAGGTCTTATGCAGGCATTCGCAGACAACGGATACTCCGCTGTTAACAGTTTTACAAGAATGATCGCAAAGGCACAGGAACTCCTTATCCTTTCCGAACAGTACCTTAAATGGGTGACAGTTGACCTTGATCCTGCAGGCAAATATTATGTCGACCCTGACCTTAACAATGCAAAGGATTCAAAGGGAATAGGTCTCTGGGAAGCTCCACGTGGTGCGCTTGGTCACTGGGTGAAGGCAGGCTCTGACCTGAAGATCACAAACTACCAGATGGTAGTACCAACCACATGGAACTGCTCTCCAAGAGATGCAAACGGTGTGGCAGGTCCTCTTGAGCAGTCTCTTATCGGTACAAAGATCTCTGCAGCAGAGAATGCTCTTGGTGTTGACAATACTAATCCAACAGGTATATTGCACACTGCAAGGTCCTTTGACCCATGTATTGCATGTGCTATCCATACAATTGACCTGACTGACAGGACAGCGACTCCACGAACCTTTACCATAGTATAA
- a CDS encoding hydrogenase maturation protease yields MNRLGEMYDELPENVELMDAGVGGLDILNMLEGASNLIIVDAVKGIGDVGSVHRLSADDVKNAISKECISIHDISLADVLTIAEQVQEMPDRLTIFAIEIEKADEISVDLSEKVKDSLDIAVKLIFDEISAMKAC; encoded by the coding sequence ATCAATCGCTTAGGTGAGATGTACGATGAATTGCCTGAAAATGTGGAACTGATGGATGCCGGTGTCGGCGGACTCGATATATTGAACATGCTGGAAGGAGCCAGTAATTTGATAATCGTGGATGCGGTGAAAGGCATCGGAGATGTTGGTTCTGTTCATCGGTTGTCAGCTGATGATGTTAAGAATGCCATATCCAAGGAATGTATTTCCATTCACGATATCAGTCTTGCAGACGTGCTAACTATAGCCGAACAAGTCCAGGAAATGCCTGACAGACTTACGATCTTTGCCATAGAAATTGAGAAGGCAGACGAGATCTCCGTTGATCTGTCTGAAAAGGTTAAGGATTCCCTGGACATTGCTGTTAAGCTGATATTTGATGAAATCAGTGCGATGAAAGCTTGTTGA
- a CDS encoding cytochrome B, producing the protein MEDKKIEKECPKLVSRKAIKMYGERHIERYSFLERLAHFAHLTALFVLLVTGFKIYMGWEFLTYHAALNIHMAFAIIFMVANWILIPYNIITTECPHCEICDAGGIRGYSHRAMHIARRYLFGPTDAKRMKQILLNYLGKAPYPAYTVFDVKNRGYIDKLHPMTKFLLVFEGAAVALVFISGIPLYHQQWELLGIPIGHWVLLAGDMIGPYFNLGTLALIRTVHLLVAYFFIIEVTVHVGIIELDPKIWKFHKAIFWTGTSDLCDYHYVDLINVDDEPVAAQAE; encoded by the coding sequence ATGGAAGACAAGAAGATAGAGAAGGAATGTCCTAAGCTTGTCAGCAGAAAAGCTATTAAGATGTATGGTGAGAGACATATCGAAAGATATTCTTTCCTTGAGAGGCTGGCGCATTTTGCGCACCTCACAGCTTTATTTGTTCTGCTGGTCACAGGATTTAAGATATATATGGGCTGGGAATTCCTGACATACCATGCCGCCCTGAATATCCACATGGCATTTGCAATCATTTTCATGGTTGCTAACTGGATACTTATTCCATACAATATCATTACAACGGAATGTCCTCACTGTGAGATATGTGATGCCGGCGGAATCCGCGGTTATTCCCACAGGGCCATGCACATAGCAAGAAGGTATCTTTTCGGTCCGACCGACGCAAAGAGGATGAAGCAGATATTGCTCAACTATTTGGGTAAGGCTCCATATCCTGCTTACACTGTGTTCGATGTGAAGAACAGGGGATATATAGACAAGCTCCACCCAATGACAAAGTTCCTGCTGGTATTCGAAGGAGCAGCAGTAGCCCTTGTATTCATTAGTGGCATCCCACTTTATCATCAGCAGTGGGAACTGTTGGGTATACCTATCGGTCACTGGGTCCTTCTTGCAGGCGATATGATCGGCCCATACTTCAATCTGGGTACACTGGCACTTATCCGTACAGTGCACCTGCTCGTGGCTTACTTCTTCATCATAGAAGTAACGGTACATGTAGGTATCATTGAACTTGATCCAAAGATATGGAAATTCCACAAGGCAATCTTCTGGACCGGAACAAGTGACCTTTGTGACTATCACTATGTTGACCTTATCAACGTAGATGATGAACCAGTAGCAGCACAAGCGGAGTGA
- a CDS encoding sugar-specific transcriptional regulator TrmB, with amino-acid sequence MENPRSTPLEDLLVWILSVDRRVILMESIDNHQVIKASDVAQKTNRSTQNISRALTELKNKGIIKCLTPEKTTWKRYMLTDTGIEVRQKLQQYH; translated from the coding sequence ATGGAAAATCCACGCTCAACTCCTTTAGAGGACCTACTTGTCTGGATCCTCAGTGTTGACCGCCGTGTCATACTTATGGAGTCCATAGACAATCATCAGGTGATCAAAGCATCTGATGTCGCACAGAAAACGAACAGATCAACTCAAAACATAAGCCGTGCCTTGACGGAACTCAAGAATAAAGGCATTATTAAATGTCTTACACCTGAAAAAACGACTTGGAAAAGGTATATGTTAACAGATACGGGAATAGAGGTCCGTCAAAAACTCCAGCAGTACCACTGA
- a CDS encoding hydrogenase small subunit, whose protein sequence is MEKSENHDFLNMNRRTFLKVVGAIGASAFLGIHSSKITKALELSKTKIIWLHGAECTGCSSSLLDGGNPDLSQAIEKLSVDLAFHETLLAQQGIFVDGSPASTSELNSEILLDEAIEEGNYVLVVEGSIANGPEGSGKYCMYGERTFKDIFAKAASNATAIMAVGMCAAYGGVNSADSDLKDITDFRGVAYLNEDSSKGMLSILGINKPVINIAGCPAHPDWILLTLAAVILGKIDINNLDAVLDTYKRPVVFFPTDNSMHDNCPRRGYYDRGILDEDLSGEGCLLKVGCKGPYTRSDCGLRRWNGSVSMCTQAGSPCISCCEPGFPDVASPFYDMIEDKPLAYGMNVGTMSAIGVGAASLGVAAHAARRIVFDKYAEERKKKEEE, encoded by the coding sequence ATGGAAAAAAGTGAGAATCATGACTTTTTAAATATGAACAGACGAACCTTCCTCAAGGTGGTAGGCGCGATAGGAGCGTCTGCATTTTTAGGAATACACAGTTCTAAGATAACAAAAGCCCTTGAGCTTTCAAAGACAAAGATCATCTGGCTGCATGGTGCAGAATGTACAGGTTGTTCATCTTCTCTTCTGGACGGTGGAAACCCTGATCTTTCCCAGGCCATCGAAAAGCTCAGTGTTGACCTTGCTTTCCACGAGACACTGCTTGCACAGCAGGGTATCTTTGTCGACGGAAGCCCGGCATCAACCTCCGAGCTGAATTCTGAGATACTGCTGGATGAAGCCATTGAAGAAGGAAACTACGTACTTGTTGTCGAAGGATCAATTGCAAACGGACCTGAAGGTTCAGGTAAATACTGCATGTATGGTGAACGCACCTTTAAAGACATATTCGCAAAGGCTGCAAGCAATGCAACTGCGATCATGGCTGTTGGAATGTGTGCTGCATACGGCGGTGTCAATTCAGCCGACAGTGACCTGAAAGACATTACAGACTTCAGAGGTGTCGCATATCTTAACGAGGATTCATCCAAAGGCATGCTTTCAATACTTGGGATCAACAAGCCTGTAATTAATATTGCCGGATGTCCTGCACACCCTGACTGGATCCTTCTTACCCTTGCAGCAGTGATCCTTGGAAAGATCGATATCAACAATCTTGACGCAGTACTTGACACTTACAAGCGTCCTGTTGTATTCTTCCCAACTGATAACTCAATGCATGACAACTGCCCACGCAGAGGTTACTACGACAGAGGTATACTCGACGAAGACCTGTCAGGAGAAGGCTGTCTTTTGAAAGTCGGATGTAAAGGTCCGTACACACGTTCAGACTGTGGTCTTCGCAGATGGAACGGTTCAGTAAGTATGTGTACCCAGGCCGGTTCTCCATGTATCTCCTGTTGTGAACCTGGTTTCCCTGATGTCGCATCCCCATTCTATGATATGATCGAAGATAAGCCACTGGCATATGGCATGAATGTCGGAACAATGTCAGCCATTGGTGTAGGTGCTGCATCACTTGGTGTTGCTGCACATGCTGCACGCAGGATAGTTTTTGACAAATATGCTGAAGAACGCAAGAAAAAGGAGGAGGAATAA